From a region of the Babesia bovis T2Bo chromosome 1, whole genome shotgun sequence genome:
- a CDS encoding EMG1/NEP1 methyltransferase family protein, producing the protein MQLPKLVIVLEDASLLSTDKESRVDILHQSLLVLLDSPLNKNGFLKVLIRTDDGNLVEVSPHLRVPRTPKQFESLLVYLLYKRHVKSQERDAILMRFIKNEIEIALPPGSRRFGLSVGGRQVKLKDFCHQFKAVDYPVVFHIGAVSHTHPKGTVEHVEEVLSISDHGLTAAHVCAKVCSEFEYLLGVL; encoded by the exons ATGCAGTTACCTAAATTGGTGATAGTTCTGGAGGATGCTAGTTTGCTGAGCACCGAT AAAGAATCTAGGGTCGACATTTTACACCAATCGTTGTTGGTATTACTAGATAGTCCACTGAATAAG AATGGCTTCCTGAAAGTATTGATTAGGACAGATGACGGCAACCTAGTTGAGGTTTCTCCACATTTACGTGTTCCTCGTACACCGAAGCAGTTTGAGAGTCTTTTGGTATACTTGCTGTACAAGCGGCACGTGAAATCGCAAGAGCGTGATGCCATATTAATGCGG tttattaaaaatgaaatagaAATTGCGTTACCTCCTGGATCCCGTAGATTTGGTTTATCTGTTGGTGGCCGACAAGTGAAGTTGAAGGACTTTTGCCACCAGTTCAAGGCGGTTGACTATCCTGTAGTATTCCACATCGGTGCTGTATCGCATACTCACCCTAAGGGCACTGTTGAGCATGTGGAGGAGGTATTATCAATATCTGACCACGGACTCACGGCAGCTCACGTCTGCGCTAAGGTCTGCAGCGAGTTTGAATATTTACTCGGGGTGTTGTAA
- a CDS encoding Transcription factor S-II (TFIIS) central domain family protein, with product MADQESVVAIRKEIEAFIVKLKDGTFSNDEVHAVLATLRRLETLDIDRSMLQNTRIGVILTKLSKYDVEGIDEIKNLASNLTTRWKDSLRRQASGDNSLESSSSKRKKSDASTDQAAAEPRYRHSYHNDDIRDKAIIYLFKSLLAGKENVYDHKKAGRLAYDMEAGLFSRYLYNQNNQKDYTLKLKSIAFNLKDPKNSTFSDKIYNGDIEPRSVAIMEAAEMASEEKKMERINILQESLEACQSDWAVKNILLSKEGKKKGQFKCLKCHSMETVYYQLQTRSSDEPMTTFVTCLECNNRWKF from the exons ATGGCGGACCAAGAGTCGGTGGTAGCGATTCGTAAAGAAATTGAGGCCTTTATAGTCAAGCTAAAGGATGGAACCTTTAGCAATGACGAG GTACATGCCGTGTTAGCCACGCTTCGGCGACTAGAAACCTTGGATATTGACAGAAGCATGCTTCAAAATACGCGCATAGGTGTAATATTGACAAAACTAAGTAAATACGATGTTGAAGGCATCGATGAGATCAAGAATCTGGCATCCAACTTGACCACTAGGTGGAAAGATTCATTGCGTAGGCAGGCTTCAGGCGACAACAGTCTTGAATCTAGTTCATCAAAGCGCAAAAAGAGCGATGCTTCTACAGATCAAGCTGCTGCTGAGCCCCGTTATCGTCATTCGTATCACAATGATGATATCCGTGATAAGGCAATTATATACCTTTTCAAGTCACTATTGGCGGGAAAGGAGAATGTGTATGACCATAAAAAGGCAGGTCGTTTAGCTTACGACATGGAAGCTGGTTTGTTTTCAAGATACCTCTATAATCAAAACAATCAAAAGGATTATACACTTAAGCTGAAGTCGATTGCCTTTAACCTCAAGGACCCAAAGAACTCGACCTTCAGTGACAAGATATACAATGGAGATATAGAACCGAGGTCGGTTGCTATTATGGAAGCTGCTGAAATGGCCAGTGAGGAGAAGAAGATGGAGCGCATAAACATACTACAGGAATCACTAGAGGCATGCCAGTCAGACTGGGCTGTGAAGAACATATTATTGTCCAAGGAGGGCAAGAAAAAAGGCCAGTTCAAGTGTTTAAAGTGTCATTCCATGGAAACTGTATATTACCAGCTTCAAACTCGGTCTAGTGATGAGCCCATGACCACATTCGTAACATGTCTTGAGTGCAACAATCGATGGAAGTTTTAA